Proteins from a single region of Synechococcus sp. WH 8109:
- a CDS encoding cation:proton antiporter, with protein sequence MAMQASISHVMHHPLGVFSMLVAISAAVPPLIRRLGLPDLVGLLAAGVVVGPHALNWVDSSSETVRLLSDLGAVYLLFTMGLEIDLEEFNRVKRRSFIYGLLILLIGVGTGVSIGLMAGFASVSCLLLGALMATHTPLGYPIVRSYGAQKDESVVVSVGSTIFTDIVALLLLAVGLGLGQGSLSGLGLGLLLLKIGGFALVVVIGIRWLGRRLVLRGISDENRMVLAVLVALFLASLGAELAGVEKIVGAFLAGLAVNSVLPEGRVKEQVIFVGGVLFIPIFFIDLGLLLDLGSLGESLGNFQFTALMLVGAIGGKGLASWFSGRLFGYRRAQILMMWSLTMPKVAATLATAFIGYQAGLLNQTVLNSVLAVMVVTATLGPILTEQSVTRLKDPSPDAVPVSFGEEAAVLDGVNEVVQRPLRIVVPVANPSTEKGLLSMAARLVQGSSGAEGVLLPLAMVNPSLEEMRGGLNRAVAAARGRLSTAESIGAQLAVPTRSLLRLDEDIAGGMSRTALEQAADLLLIGAARSDQLRAWLMGDIVDGVCRTAHCPVVVVNLGRETDNGLGRILVPIKDLSASAREQFELALRVINSAPEDQRVRITLLHVHDPRFSGQDRHWMEQQLIRWRPPGIPEERFHIVIVRGPGIDGAIHRLSREHDLVILRTQRRRVAGLPIPGSDRTSKLIRQLPCASMVISDPLV encoded by the coding sequence ATGGCCATGCAGGCCTCGATCAGCCACGTCATGCATCACCCCCTCGGGGTGTTCTCGATGTTGGTGGCGATCAGTGCGGCTGTGCCGCCTTTGATTCGGCGGTTGGGTCTGCCCGACCTGGTGGGGTTGCTGGCGGCTGGTGTGGTGGTGGGCCCCCATGCCTTGAACTGGGTCGACAGCAGCAGCGAAACGGTGCGGCTGCTTTCCGATCTCGGGGCGGTGTATCTGCTGTTCACCATGGGGCTGGAGATCGACCTCGAGGAGTTCAACCGGGTCAAACGCCGCTCGTTCATCTATGGCCTGCTGATCCTGTTAATCGGTGTGGGCACGGGAGTGTCGATCGGCCTGATGGCGGGCTTCGCCTCGGTGTCGTGCCTGTTGCTCGGCGCCCTGATGGCCACCCACACCCCCTTGGGTTACCCGATCGTGCGCAGTTATGGCGCTCAGAAGGATGAGTCGGTGGTGGTGAGCGTGGGCAGCACGATCTTCACCGACATCGTGGCTCTGCTGCTGCTGGCGGTGGGGCTGGGGCTGGGCCAGGGCAGCCTCAGCGGACTGGGGCTGGGCCTGCTGCTGCTAAAGATCGGTGGCTTCGCTCTGGTGGTGGTGATCGGCATCCGCTGGCTGGGCCGGCGCCTGGTGCTGAGGGGCATCAGCGATGAAAACAGGATGGTGCTCGCTGTTCTGGTGGCCCTGTTCTTGGCCTCCCTCGGGGCTGAGCTGGCCGGCGTCGAGAAGATCGTCGGCGCCTTCCTGGCTGGTCTGGCGGTGAATTCCGTGTTGCCCGAGGGCCGGGTGAAGGAGCAGGTGATTTTTGTGGGTGGCGTGCTGTTCATCCCGATCTTCTTCATCGATCTGGGCTTGCTGCTGGATCTGGGCAGCCTTGGCGAAAGCCTGGGCAACTTTCAGTTCACCGCGCTGATGCTGGTGGGCGCCATCGGCGGCAAGGGCCTGGCGTCGTGGTTCAGCGGTCGGCTGTTCGGTTATCGCCGCGCCCAGATCCTGATGATGTGGTCGCTGACGATGCCCAAGGTGGCGGCGACCCTGGCCACCGCTTTCATTGGCTATCAGGCGGGCCTGCTCAATCAGACCGTGCTCAACAGCGTGCTGGCGGTGATGGTGGTGACGGCCACCCTGGGACCGATCCTCACCGAGCAGTCGGTGACCCGGCTCAAGGATCCCAGCCCCGATGCGGTGCCGGTCAGCTTCGGTGAAGAAGCGGCGGTGCTGGATGGCGTTAATGAGGTGGTGCAGCGCCCCCTGCGCATCGTGGTGCCGGTGGCCAACCCCAGCACCGAGAAAGGGTTGCTGAGCATGGCGGCTCGTCTGGTGCAGGGCTCATCGGGGGCTGAAGGTGTGCTGCTGCCCCTGGCGATGGTGAATCCCAGCCTCGAGGAGATGCGCGGTGGCTTGAACCGGGCCGTTGCGGCAGCGCGCGGACGCCTCAGCACGGCGGAGAGCATCGGCGCCCAGTTGGCTGTGCCCACCCGCAGCCTGCTGCGGCTGGATGAAGACATCGCCGGCGGCATGAGCCGCACAGCCTTGGAGCAGGCTGCGGATCTGTTGCTGATCGGTGCAGCCCGCAGCGATCAGCTCCGGGCCTGGCTGATGGGCGACATCGTTGATGGGGTCTGCCGCACGGCCCACTGTCCGGTGGTGGTGGTGAATCTGGGCCGTGAGACCGATAACGGCCTGGGCCGGATCCTCGTTCCGATCAAAGATCTCTCCGCCAGTGCCCGCGAGCAGTTCGAACTGGCGCTGCGGGTGATCAACTCAGCCCCGGAGGATCAGCGCGTGCGGATCACCCTGCTGCATGTACACGACCCCCGCTTCAGCGGCCAGGACCGTCATTGGATGGAACAGCAGCTGATCCGCTGGCGCCCACCGGGGATTCCGGAGGAGCGGTTCCACATCGTGATCGTGCGGGGGCCCGGCATCGACGGGGCCATTCATCGCCTCAGTCGCGAACACGATCTGGTGATCCTGCGCACCCAGCGCAGGCGGGTTGCCGGTCTGCCGATTCCCGGCAGTGATCGCACCAGCAAATTGATCCGTCAGCTCCCCTGCGCCTCGATGGTGATCAGCGATCCGTTGGTTTAA
- a CDS encoding LCP family protein, giving the protein MPQAPPAKASSEAINWPVVAAVVAGLSGGLILSVPLSRLITAPSSTADQPFALPQPAPLANPFTGWTGFGAREVVVLGRDRTGSNTDVIFTVRVDGTTTSITQIPRDSYIDAEGFGGIKLNALMAYGGVEAVERELSRLMNRPIRHHIVVRLDAIETLANLVGGIEVDVPKRLYYVDRSQNLLIDLQPGPQLLKGKDLEGFLRWRNDGRGDFGRLERQQLALKGLFEQMKQPQNLIRLPALITAAGQALETDLGPMELGGLVTAMGTTELKATSLRAVPFDADGISYLDTEWPAHSSTGADSDDPNGRRFRFLF; this is encoded by the coding sequence ATGCCACAAGCCCCCCCTGCTAAGGCGTCATCTGAGGCCATCAATTGGCCGGTGGTTGCTGCTGTGGTGGCGGGTCTCAGCGGTGGTCTGATTCTTTCGGTTCCGCTGAGCCGGTTGATCACGGCGCCATCCAGCACGGCAGATCAACCCTTCGCCCTGCCTCAGCCCGCGCCGCTGGCCAACCCGTTTACCGGGTGGACCGGCTTCGGGGCCAGGGAGGTGGTGGTGCTGGGCCGGGACCGCACCGGCAGCAACACCGATGTGATCTTCACGGTGCGGGTGGATGGCACCACCACGTCGATCACCCAGATCCCCCGCGACAGCTACATCGATGCCGAGGGCTTCGGCGGCATCAAGCTCAATGCGCTGATGGCCTACGGCGGTGTGGAGGCGGTGGAGCGGGAGTTGTCGCGCCTGATGAACCGCCCGATCCGTCATCACATCGTGGTGCGCCTGGATGCGATTGAAACCCTGGCCAACCTGGTGGGGGGCATCGAAGTGGATGTTCCCAAGCGCCTGTACTACGTCGATCGCAGTCAGAACCTGTTGATCGATCTGCAGCCAGGACCCCAGCTGTTGAAAGGCAAGGATCTGGAGGGTTTTCTGCGTTGGCGCAACGACGGCCGCGGCGATTTCGGCCGGCTGGAACGGCAGCAGCTGGCGCTGAAGGGGCTGTTTGAGCAGATGAAACAACCGCAGAATCTGATCCGCCTGCCGGCCTTGATCACTGCGGCGGGGCAGGCGTTGGAGACGGATCTGGGGCCAATGGAACTGGGCGGGTTGGTCACCGCCATGGGCACCACCGAGCTGAAGGCCACCAGCCTGAGGGCGGTTCCGTTCGATGCCGACGGCATCAGCTATCTGGATACGGAGTGGCCGGCGCACTCGAGCACTGGCGCCGATTCAGATGACCCCAACGGCCGGCGTTTCCGCTTCCTGTTCTGA
- the psbP gene encoding photosystem II reaction center PsbP: MARGLIAPLMQLLQSLSRVILCGVLALVLGACAAGPTAGLQSYQSPDGRFAFLYPTGWTEVQVSNGPRVVFHDLIHSDETVSLMINKVNEDDELSELGSAVAVGERLRREVIATAGSGRTAELVEAQEREVNGHTFYDLEYAVHLEDRDRHELATVVVDRGRLYTLATSVNEDRWDKVGDLCGRVVRSLTLLI, translated from the coding sequence ATGGCCCGTGGATTGATCGCCCCGCTGATGCAGCTCCTCCAGTCTCTGAGTCGCGTGATCCTTTGCGGCGTTCTGGCACTGGTGCTGGGGGCCTGCGCGGCGGGACCAACGGCAGGGCTGCAGTCGTACCAGAGCCCGGATGGCCGTTTCGCCTTCCTCTATCCAACGGGTTGGACCGAGGTGCAGGTAAGCAACGGACCCCGGGTGGTGTTTCACGACCTCATCCACAGCGATGAAACCGTGAGCCTGATGATCAATAAGGTGAACGAAGACGACGAGCTGAGTGAACTGGGCAGCGCCGTTGCCGTAGGAGAGCGCCTGCGGCGTGAAGTGATCGCCACAGCCGGCAGCGGCCGCACCGCTGAGCTGGTGGAAGCGCAGGAGCGTGAAGTGAATGGCCACACTTTCTACGACCTTGAATACGCCGTGCACCTGGAAGACCGCGACCGCCACGAGTTGGCGACCGTCGTGGTGGACCGCGGCCGGCTCTACACCCTGGCCACTAGCGTCAACGAAGACCGCTGGGACAAGGTGGGTGACCTCTGCGGCCGGGTGGTGCGCTCACTGACCCTGCTGATCTGA
- the recR gene encoding recombination mediator RecR yields the protein MARLIDQFERLPGIGPRTAQRLALHLLNQPQEQIHQFADALLAARTQVGQCQTCFHLSADPECEICRNPERRNGVICVVADSRDLLALERTREFQGRYHVLGGLISPMDGIGPELLHVTELVQRITNEEISEVILALTPSVEGDTTSLYLGRLLKPFCSVSRIAYGLPMGSELEYADEVTLSRALEGRRPV from the coding sequence TTGGCTCGGCTGATTGATCAGTTCGAGCGTCTGCCTGGCATCGGCCCGCGCACGGCCCAGCGGCTCGCGTTGCACCTGCTGAATCAACCGCAGGAGCAGATCCATCAGTTCGCTGATGCCCTGTTGGCAGCCCGCACCCAGGTGGGCCAGTGCCAGACCTGCTTCCACCTCTCCGCGGATCCCGAATGTGAGATCTGCCGCAATCCCGAGCGCCGCAACGGCGTGATCTGCGTGGTGGCCGATTCCCGCGATCTGTTGGCGCTGGAGCGCACCCGCGAATTTCAGGGGCGCTACCACGTGCTCGGAGGTCTGATTTCACCCATGGACGGCATCGGCCCGGAGCTGCTGCACGTCACCGAATTGGTGCAGCGCATCACCAACGAGGAGATCAGTGAGGTAATCCTGGCCCTCACCCCCAGCGTGGAAGGGGACACCACCAGCTTGTATCTGGGGCGGTTGCTCAAGCCCTTCTGCTCGGTGAGCCGGATCGCCTACGGCCTGCCGATGGGCAGTGAACTGGAATACGCCGATGAGGTCACCCTGAGCAGGGCCTTGGAAGGGCGCCGGCCGGTATGA
- the lipA gene encoding lipoyl synthase yields MSKYSAIPPAERLPDWLRRPIGNASELERVQGLVKQNRLHTICEEGRCPNRGECYAAGTATFLLGGSICTRSCSFCQVDKGQAPMPVDAAEAERVADAVEAMQLRYVVLTAVARDDLADHGASLFTSTMAAIRARNPLIALEVLTPDFWGGVANHDQALAAQRERLATVLAAQPVCFNHNLETVQRLQGEVRRGATYARSLGLLAAARELAPEIPTKSGLMLGLGESREEVIATLHDLRAVDCQRITLGQYLRPSLVHIPVARYWKPQEFDELAEVARELGFAQVRSGPLVRSSYHAAD; encoded by the coding sequence ATGAGCAAGTACAGCGCCATCCCCCCTGCCGAGCGACTGCCGGACTGGCTGCGGCGGCCGATCGGCAATGCCTCTGAACTGGAGCGGGTGCAGGGGTTGGTGAAGCAGAACCGCCTCCACACCATCTGTGAGGAGGGGCGCTGCCCCAACCGCGGCGAGTGCTACGCCGCCGGAACTGCGACGTTCCTGTTGGGTGGCTCGATCTGCACCCGCAGCTGTTCCTTCTGCCAGGTGGACAAGGGCCAGGCCCCGATGCCGGTGGATGCCGCTGAAGCCGAGCGGGTGGCCGATGCCGTGGAGGCGATGCAGCTCCGTTATGTGGTGCTCACGGCGGTGGCCCGCGATGATCTCGCCGATCACGGCGCCAGCCTGTTCACCAGCACCATGGCGGCGATCCGAGCCCGCAATCCGCTGATCGCCCTTGAGGTGCTCACCCCCGATTTCTGGGGGGGCGTGGCGAATCACGATCAGGCGTTGGCGGCTCAACGGGAGCGGCTGGCCACGGTGCTCGCTGCCCAACCGGTGTGCTTCAACCACAACCTGGAAACGGTGCAGCGGTTGCAGGGGGAGGTGCGTCGCGGTGCCACCTATGCGCGGTCGCTCGGTTTACTAGCGGCCGCCCGTGAGCTGGCACCGGAGATCCCCACCAAAAGTGGCCTGATGCTCGGCTTGGGCGAAAGCCGCGAGGAGGTGATCGCCACCCTCCACGACCTCCGTGCCGTGGATTGCCAACGGATCACCCTGGGGCAGTACCTGCGCCCCTCGCTGGTTCACATTCCGGTGGCCCGTTACTGGAAGCCCCAGGAGTTCGATGAGCTGGCGGAGGTGGCCCGTGAGCTGGGCTTTGCCCAGGTGCGCAGTGGTCCGCTGGTGCGCAGCAGTTATCACGCCGCCGACTGA
- a CDS encoding DUF952 domain-containing protein, whose amino-acid sequence MLPILYSFRRCPYAMRARWALLEAGLLVQWREIALKAKPAEMLAVSPKGTVPVLVLPDGRVIEESLAVMHWVLDQADPRELRNAGDASALIQQNDGTFKHHLDRFKYTDRYPGTNKEEQRAAGLAILQNWNLRIADQGWLLGERCSLADASLWPFVRQWRIADPEGFDNDNSLEALRHWLQRFLEDPRFERLMQRADPWSAGGQQHHFPADAVAVPLDQPLFHLALKADWQAAQASDSYRISTRGMSLEQVGFIHCSWQEQWQATFERFYADAGEVLLLEIDPAAVNAPLRADAIPTGELFPHLYGPLPLKAVRSVGTVPAAA is encoded by the coding sequence GTGCTGCCGATCCTTTACAGCTTTCGACGCTGCCCCTACGCCATGCGCGCCCGCTGGGCGCTGCTGGAGGCAGGACTGTTGGTTCAGTGGCGGGAAATCGCACTGAAGGCCAAACCGGCTGAGATGTTGGCGGTCTCCCCTAAGGGCACCGTGCCCGTGTTGGTGCTGCCGGATGGCCGCGTGATTGAGGAAAGCCTGGCGGTCATGCACTGGGTCCTGGATCAGGCGGACCCTCGCGAGCTACGCAACGCCGGCGATGCCTCAGCGCTGATCCAGCAGAACGACGGCACGTTCAAACATCATCTCGACCGGTTCAAATACACCGACCGCTACCCCGGCACCAATAAAGAGGAACAACGCGCCGCCGGGCTGGCCATCCTTCAAAACTGGAACCTGAGGATCGCTGATCAGGGTTGGCTGCTGGGCGAGCGCTGCTCGCTGGCGGATGCCTCGCTCTGGCCGTTCGTGCGGCAGTGGCGCATCGCCGATCCCGAGGGATTCGACAACGACAACAGCCTGGAGGCGCTCCGCCACTGGCTACAGCGTTTCCTCGAGGATCCCCGCTTTGAGCGGCTGATGCAGCGGGCCGACCCCTGGAGTGCCGGGGGGCAACAACACCACTTCCCCGCCGATGCCGTGGCGGTGCCCCTGGATCAGCCCCTTTTTCACCTGGCCCTCAAGGCCGACTGGCAGGCCGCCCAGGCCAGCGACAGCTACCGCATCTCCACCCGGGGAATGAGCTTGGAGCAGGTGGGCTTCATCCACTGCTCCTGGCAGGAGCAGTGGCAGGCCACCTTTGAGCGGTTCTACGCCGACGCCGGCGAGGTGCTGCTGCTGGAGATTGATCCCGCCGCCGTGAACGCTCCCCTGCGGGCCGATGCCATCCCCACCGGCGAACTGTTCCCCCATCTCTACGGGCCGCTGCCTTTGAAGGCTGTGCGCTCGGTCGGCACCGTGCCCGCGGCAGCATGA
- a CDS encoding rhodanese-related sulfurtransferase: MNPSDLEPGLANDSRLLVAAFYAFTPLDDERRETLLSSLPTLARNGSVLGSVLVAHEGVNGTISGPESAVDAVLDHLRASLVLGDDHYARLEVKRSWANKPVFRRFKARRKKEIVTIGVASVDPSASVGTYVEPEHWNALMDDPDTLVIDTRNSYETAIGTFEGAIDPSTESFREFPQWAESTLRPLIEQQGSKRIAMFCTGGIRCEKASSYLQQKGFGEVHHLRGGILKYLEQVPEAESRWQGECFVFDQRVALNHRLEPGEHSLCHACGLPVSPQQRELPSYIKGVQCVHCVVRFSDADRERFAMRQRQIDQHNIDQQQA, from the coding sequence GTGAACCCGAGCGACCTGGAGCCTGGGCTGGCGAACGACAGCCGACTCTTGGTGGCGGCGTTTTATGCCTTCACGCCCCTGGATGACGAGCGTCGGGAGACATTGCTGAGCAGCTTGCCGACCCTGGCCCGCAATGGCAGCGTGCTCGGCTCGGTGTTGGTGGCCCATGAAGGGGTGAACGGCACGATCAGTGGACCGGAATCAGCTGTTGATGCGGTGCTGGATCATCTGCGCGCTTCCCTGGTGCTGGGTGACGACCACTACGCACGGCTCGAGGTGAAGCGCAGCTGGGCCAACAAACCGGTGTTCCGCCGCTTCAAAGCCCGGCGCAAAAAGGAGATCGTGACCATCGGCGTGGCCAGCGTGGACCCCAGCGCCAGCGTGGGTACCTATGTGGAGCCCGAACACTGGAATGCCCTGATGGATGATCCCGACACCCTGGTGATCGACACCCGCAACAGCTACGAAACGGCGATTGGCACGTTTGAGGGGGCCATCGACCCCAGCACCGAGAGTTTCCGTGAATTCCCGCAATGGGCAGAGTCCACGCTGCGGCCCCTGATCGAACAGCAGGGCAGCAAGCGCATCGCCATGTTCTGCACCGGTGGGATCCGCTGCGAAAAAGCCAGCAGCTACCTGCAGCAAAAGGGTTTCGGGGAGGTGCACCACCTGCGCGGCGGCATCCTCAAGTACCTCGAGCAGGTGCCAGAGGCCGAGAGCCGCTGGCAAGGGGAGTGCTTTGTTTTTGATCAACGGGTGGCGTTGAACCATCGGCTGGAACCTGGAGAGCACAGCCTTTGCCACGCCTGCGGTCTGCCGGTGTCACCCCAGCAACGTGAACTGCCGAGCTACATCAAAGGGGTGCAGTGCGTGCACTGCGTGGTTCGCTTCAGCGATGCCGACCGGGAACGCTTCGCCATGCGGCAACGCCAGATCGACCAACACAACATCGACCAGCAGCAGGCCTGA
- the bioB gene encoding biotin synthase BioB, whose protein sequence is MTLSIRHDWTTEEIQTLLELPLMELLWQAQTVHREANPGYRVQLASLLSVKTGGCEEDCAYCSQSIHNSSDVTAFEAQMQVEPVLQRARAAKEAGADRFCMGWAWREIRDGAPFEAMLEMVRGVRGMGMEACVTAGMLTDQQAERLAEAGLTAYNHNLDTSPEHYDRIISTRTYQERLETLQRVRKAGVTLCCGGIIGMGETLRDRASMLQVLASMNPHPESVPVNGLVAVEGTPLEEQAPFEPLELVRMVATARILMPHARVRLSAGRESMSREAQILCLQAGADSIFYGDVLLTTGNPDVEADRQLLADAGVTANWQEGAAAPASCSPR, encoded by the coding sequence ATGACCCTCAGCATCCGCCACGACTGGACCACCGAGGAGATCCAGACCCTGCTGGAACTTCCGTTGATGGAGCTGCTCTGGCAGGCCCAAACCGTGCATCGGGAAGCCAACCCGGGCTACCGGGTGCAGCTGGCCTCATTGCTGAGCGTGAAAACGGGGGGCTGCGAAGAAGACTGTGCCTACTGCTCTCAGTCGATCCACAACAGCAGTGACGTGACGGCCTTTGAAGCCCAGATGCAGGTAGAGCCGGTGCTTCAGCGGGCCCGGGCCGCCAAGGAAGCCGGAGCTGATCGCTTCTGCATGGGCTGGGCCTGGCGGGAGATCCGCGATGGCGCTCCCTTTGAGGCGATGCTCGAGATGGTGCGGGGGGTGCGCGGCATGGGGATGGAAGCCTGCGTGACCGCGGGGATGCTCACCGACCAGCAGGCGGAACGTTTGGCCGAGGCCGGCCTCACGGCCTACAACCACAACCTCGACACCAGCCCCGAGCACTACGACCGGATCATCTCCACACGCACCTATCAGGAGCGACTGGAAACCCTGCAACGGGTGCGCAAGGCCGGCGTCACCCTCTGCTGCGGCGGCATCATCGGTATGGGCGAAACCCTGCGGGACCGCGCCTCCATGCTGCAGGTGCTGGCCAGCATGAACCCCCATCCCGAAAGCGTTCCGGTGAACGGTCTGGTGGCGGTGGAAGGCACCCCCTTGGAAGAGCAGGCTCCCTTCGAACCGCTAGAGCTGGTGCGGATGGTGGCAACAGCAAGGATCCTGATGCCCCATGCCCGGGTGCGGTTGAGCGCCGGCCGTGAATCGATGAGCCGGGAAGCGCAGATCCTCTGCCTCCAGGCGGGGGCCGATTCGATCTTCTACGGCGATGTTCTGCTCACCACCGGCAACCCGGACGTGGAGGCCGACCGCCAACTACTCGCCGATGCGGGGGTGACCGCCAACTGGCAGGAGGGCGCGGCGGCTCCGGCCAGCTGCTCCCCCCGCTGA
- a CDS encoding isoprenyl transferase, whose product MSRPPATSTDTADRSLLPADLDPGRLPQHVALIMDGNGRWAKSRGLPRVMGHRAGVEALKATLRLCSDWGIQALTAYAFSTENWSRPGEEVNFLMTLFERVLQAELQALEAEQVRIRFLGDLKALPQKLQELIADATARTAGNNGIHFNVCTNYGGRRELVQAAQRLAQRAAAGELDPDNIDENSIAAELFTAGEQDPDLLIRTSGEHRISNFLLWQLAYAEIHVTDVLWPDFNADALKAALLDFQRRHRRFGGLDPIRP is encoded by the coding sequence TTGAGCCGCCCTCCGGCCACCAGCACTGACACGGCCGATCGTTCGCTTCTGCCTGCGGACCTCGACCCGGGTCGGCTCCCGCAGCACGTGGCCTTGATCATGGATGGCAATGGTCGCTGGGCGAAATCCCGCGGTTTGCCCCGCGTGATGGGGCATCGGGCTGGGGTTGAAGCGCTGAAAGCCACCCTGCGACTGTGCAGCGACTGGGGGATCCAAGCCCTCACGGCCTACGCTTTCTCCACAGAGAACTGGTCGCGCCCAGGGGAGGAAGTGAACTTCCTGATGACCCTGTTCGAACGGGTGCTGCAGGCCGAACTGCAGGCGCTCGAGGCCGAACAGGTGCGGATTCGCTTTCTCGGCGATCTGAAGGCCCTGCCCCAGAAACTGCAGGAGCTGATTGCCGATGCCACGGCCAGGACGGCGGGCAACAACGGCATTCACTTCAACGTGTGCACCAACTACGGCGGACGACGGGAGCTGGTGCAAGCCGCTCAGCGTCTGGCCCAACGCGCTGCTGCCGGGGAGCTGGACCCCGACAACATCGACGAGAACAGCATCGCCGCCGAACTGTTCACGGCTGGCGAACAGGATCCCGATCTGTTGATCCGCACCAGCGGCGAACACCGGATCAGCAATTTCCTGCTCTGGCAACTGGCCTACGCCGAGATTCACGTCACCGATGTGCTCTGGCCTGACTTCAATGCCGATGCACTGAAAGCCGCCCTGCTCGATTTCCAACGTCGCCACCGCCGCTTCGGCGGTCTTGATCCGATCCGCCCATGA
- the cdaA gene encoding diadenylate cyclase CdaA — translation MNVLAVVDPLLVLDVLFASSIGFLLFSRVNEQRTLWLLRGWLFLVAMAWFVQRFANLPLTTKLVDALVMACSLSLAILWQGELRRLMELLGTGRLAVLLGNPQKEFSASAGTVSQITEAAGRLSQLRRGALIVVDLGSDLRPEDFLNPGIPIGAVLSRELMLNLFAADTPLHDGAVLVRGNRIESAGVILPLSRDSVSRFGTRHLAALGITERFDRCICIVVSEETGTLSLANQGKLERPITSSRLQELLRELFSTAESMPPARRTVGSAPSESLS, via the coding sequence GTGAACGTGTTGGCGGTGGTGGATCCGCTCCTGGTGCTCGACGTTCTCTTTGCCTCTTCCATCGGCTTTCTGCTTTTTTCCCGCGTCAACGAGCAACGCACCCTCTGGCTGCTTCGGGGTTGGTTGTTTTTAGTGGCGATGGCCTGGTTCGTCCAGCGCTTCGCCAACCTTCCCCTCACCACAAAGCTGGTAGACGCGCTTGTCATGGCCTGTTCGCTCTCCTTGGCCATCCTTTGGCAGGGGGAGCTGCGGCGCCTGATGGAGCTGCTCGGGACCGGTCGTCTGGCCGTGTTGCTGGGCAATCCCCAGAAAGAGTTCAGCGCTTCGGCAGGCACCGTCAGCCAGATCACCGAGGCAGCAGGCCGGCTGTCGCAGTTGCGGCGTGGGGCCCTGATTGTGGTGGACCTGGGAAGCGACCTGAGGCCTGAAGACTTTCTCAATCCCGGCATCCCTATTGGTGCTGTGTTGAGTCGCGAGCTGATGCTCAACCTGTTTGCCGCCGACACCCCCCTCCACGACGGTGCCGTGCTGGTGCGGGGCAATCGCATCGAGTCGGCGGGGGTGATTCTTCCCCTTTCGAGGGACAGCGTGAGCCGTTTCGGCACCCGCCATCTGGCGGCCCTCGGGATTACCGAACGCTTCGATCGCTGCATCTGCATTGTTGTGTCGGAAGAAACTGGAACGCTGTCTCTGGCGAACCAGGGCAAGCTGGAACGACCGATCACCAGTTCTCGCCTCCAGGAACTGCTCAGGGAGCTGTTCAGCACCGCCGAATCGATGCCGCCAGCACGGCGTACGGTGGGTAGCGCTCCGTCCGAATCGCTGTCTTGA